One stretch of Zingiber officinale cultivar Zhangliang chromosome 6B, Zo_v1.1, whole genome shotgun sequence DNA includes these proteins:
- the LOC121992316 gene encoding NAP1-related protein 2-like yields the protein MAADKSKKAKVAELGAEGEPETVDGELVLSIEKLQEIQEELEKINEEASEKVFEVEQKYNEVRRPVYVKRGDIIKNIPDFWLTAFLSHPALGDLLSEKDQEVFKFMQSIEVEDFKDVKMGYSITFNFTENPYFEDTKLTKSYAFADEGTTNISGTKIRWKQGMDLLANGNVQETKGSKRPFVEESFFSWFNENLQENLSGVMDEVAEIIKEDLWPNPLKYFNNEIDEDDFDGEDDEEETDEDGEEDDDDDED from the exons ATGGCGGCCGACAAGAGCAAgaaggcaaaggttgcagagctCGGGGCTGAGGGAGAGCCCGAGACCGTCGACGGAGAGCTGGTACTCAGCATCGAGAAGCTCCAGGAGATACAAGAAGAGCTGGAGaag ATCAATGAGGAAGCCAGTGAAAAGGTTTTTGAGGTGGAACAGAAATACAATGAGGTTCGCAGACCTGTGTATGTCAAGCGGGGAGATATTATCAAAAATATCCCAGACTTTTGGTTAACTGCA TTCTTGAGTCATCCAGCTCTTGGTGATCTTCTAAGCGAGAAGGATCAAGAG GTTTTCAAGTTCATGCAATCAATAGAAGTTGAAGATTTTAAGGATGTGAAGATGGGCTACTCCATTACATTT AACTTcactgaaaatccatattttgagGATACAAAATTAACAAAGTCATATGCATTTGCTGATGAAGGAACTACCAACATATCTGGTACTAAAATTAGGTGGAAGCAAGGCATG GATCTTCTTGCTAATGGTAATGTTCAAGAGACGAAAGGAAGTAAACGCCCCTTTGTTGAGGAAAG TTTCTTCAGTTGGTTTAATGAGAATCTGCAAGAGAACCTTTCAGGAGTAATGGATGAG GTGGCTGAGATAATCAAGGAAGACTTATGGCCTAATCCTTTGAAATACTTCAATAAT GAAattgatgaagatgattttgatggtgaggatgatgaagag GAAACTGATGAGGATGGGGAGGAGGATGACGATGATGATGAAGATTGA
- the LOC121992315 gene encoding uncharacterized protein At3g28850-like, with amino-acid sequence MGCAVSKQPGSGRWFGRSKSLPVHLARGGRQRSGGGHHAVILTSSTFGALRLDRGDNSSDDEATVKVSTDLQAAVSMAAVKASCAREIGLCTETWSEMIERRIPKTPTVTPPNEPEVINASELMAGLEDASPLLLPPAAHHRSFSSHTTRDAHFSSPDSEFTSSYSPKLEFMDLNHDDSIFSDFDPEILSIFREAVNQSHSALPPLKPYKKEEEEEEEEEEEEEEDEEDNKQPSLSIVRARIDEFQQKIDAKKATRNPNFAKMAPSCKRPPGGEGKVVLYFTSLRGIRQTYEDCRAMDTILKGYGVRVDERDVSMHAGFKEELVGTLGPGYRLPRVFADCRYLGGSDEVRQLHEEGRLGKLLECCEMARQGKGDVGGCGGGGDAGCERCGDLRFLPCEICSGSCKVYVEEDQEEGGELGGGFRRCPECNENGLVRCLLCR; translated from the coding sequence ATGGGTTGCGCGGTCTCGAAGCAGCCAGGGAGTGGGCGGTGGTTCGGACGCAGCAAGTCGCTTCCCGTCCATTTGGCCAGAGGCGGGCGACAGCGGAGCGGGGGCGGTCACCACGCCGTCATCCTTACCTCCAGCACCTTCGGCGCACTGAGGCTCGATCGAGGAGACAACAGTTCTGACGACGAGGCAACGGTAAAGGTCTCCACCGACCTCCAGGCGGCAGTGTCCATGGCAGCGGTCAAGGCGAGCTGCGCGAGGGAGATCGGCCTCTGTACCGAGACTTGGTCGGAGATGATCGAGCGTCGGATTCCGAAGACTCCGACGGTGACACCGCCCAACGAGCCCGAGGTCATCAACGCATCGGAGCTCATGGCCGGCCTCGAGGACGCCAGTCCCCTCCTCCTCCCTCCCGCTGCCCACCACCGCTCCTTCTCGTCCCACACCACCCGGGACGCCCATTTCTCTTCGCCGGATTCCGAGTTCACCAGCAGCTACTCTCCCAAGCTGGAATTTATGGATCTCAACCACGATGACTCTATCTTCTCCGATTTCGACCCCGAGATTTTGTCCATCTTCCGCGAAGCCGTAAATCAATCCCACTCTGCCCTTCCACCTCTCAAACCCTACaaaaaagaggaggaagaagaagaagaagaagaagaagaagaggaggaggacgaagaagacaacaagcAGCCTTCTCTTAGCATTGTTCGAGCAAGAATCGACGAGTTCCAACAAAAAATCGACGCAAAGAAGGCGACTAGAAACCCTAATTTCGCAAAGATGGCGCCTTCGTGCAAGCGCCCGCCCGGCGGCGAGGGGAAAGTGGTCCTCTACTTCACCAGCCTCCGAGGGATCCGCCAAACCTACGAGGACTGCCGGGCCATGGACACTATCCTCAAGGGCTACGGCGTCCGCGTCGACGAGCGGGACGTCTCCATGCACGCCGGGTTCAAAGAGGAGCTCGTCGGCACATTGGGACCCGGCTACCGGCTACCGCGCGTCTTCGCCGACTGCCGATACCTCGGTGGGTCCGATGAAGTGCGGCAGCTCCACGAGGAGGGGAGATTGGGCAAACTGTTGGAGTGCTGCGAGATGGCCCGGCAGGGGAAGGGCGACGTCGGCGGCTGTGGCGGCGGCGGGGACGCCGGGTGCGAGAGATGCGGAGACTTGCGCTTCCTCCCTTGTGAGATCTGCTCCGGAAGCTGCAAGGTCTACGTGGAGGAGGACCAAGAAGAAGGCGGGGAGCTCGGCGGAGGCTTCCGGCGCTGCCCGGAATGCAACGAGAACGGGCTCGTTCGATGCTTGCTCTGCCGCTAA